The following coding sequences lie in one Methylotuvimicrobium alcaliphilum 20Z genomic window:
- a CDS encoding RecQ family ATP-dependent DNA helicase: MTTDWQAFQNDCCSLDLETNENGEIFALGGRFRGREFLRKAPFDIRSVLAEFDRFAAEAGCLLGHNLIGHDLPVCRAIAPNHAFLNKPVVDTLYLSPLAFPENPYHRLVKNYKLVRDGLSDPLLDAKLAESLFQDQWSALHEQQQAFGIVSFYHYAFSGDPGFSGICRMMEAVGAVLPGASQAFDIFKQTSSGKVCETAFNKVVLSYLPDPRLRQALAYCLAWLRVAGGNSVLPPWVRQRFHDVGPALSQLRDIPCGNPACRYCAGVHDPVSQLTRYFGFPAFREEPASDDGGSLQQAIVQAAMSDRPLFAVLPTGGGKSLCFQLPALVRYQRRGVLTVVISPLQALMKDQVDNLRNKTGAPNVAALYGLLTAPERGEVLRAIQMGDIAILYVSPEQLRNTGFQNAIAQREIGCWVFDEAHCLSKWGHDFRPDYLYAARFIKEFAAKHRAPLPPVQCFTATAKQDVKDEIIDYFRAHLGQELEVFEGGVERSNLHFEVQTVNAADKYPRIHALLTERLTGETGSAIVYCSTQKNTEAVAEFLQQAGWQAEAFHAGKDAAEKKHIQENFVGGITRVISATNAFGMGIDKEDVRLVIHADIPGSLENYLQEAGRAGRDRQDAECVLLFDENDIDTQFKLSAHSQITQRDIAQLLRGIRRCKKDKFGNVILTAGELLQNDAVDTSFGSDDYNAATKVVTAVSWLERAGFVERNENRTQVFQGRPKVKSLDEAEAKIDKLPLSQRQKKRWLAILEELFNADSDEGFSADQLAMLGAFAENDEDKPGETASQRVIRTLYDMAEQGLIQKSLLLTAFIRYKVAQSSQAQLTAVCKLERAMIAAMGELAPDAAGDDWQVLSLRHLNQHLLDQGYEQSHLEALRLLLNSLSRDGLGLAGNKGSLFVRHRGLDQYAVKLNRGWPALIATAEKRQGIAKIVLDCIVGRVPEGAPPAADVLVEFAAEDLLSALRQDAVALAEVKDPLAAVERALNFLHEQKIITLQKGLAVFRQAMTINVLPEAKSRRYRKGDYEPLSQHYGERVFQVHVMNEYARRGLEKIGQALAFVVAYFSLDKAEFVQRYFAGRKEILERAASQQAFQRIASDLNNPEQIALVSAPEDDNALILAGPGSGKTRVVVHRCAYLLRVKQVLAQAILVLCFNRSAANEIRRRLIELAGDEARYVTVQTYHGFSLRLTGHALSGLYGDGEASAESFAEMIGEAIALLKGEKNLLGVEPDAARDRLLAGYRFILVDEYQDIDAEQYRLISAIAGRSLDEDSKLTILAVGDDDQNIYQFRGANVEFIRQFQQDYQAHVHYLVENYRSSAHIIAAANALIGHNRDRMKQQHPIRINKQRGNLEPGGRWQALDTLTRGRVRQIDTVGESMQALQVAEELKQMRQLDVRLQWPNCAVLAREWRYLSPVRSVFEAQGIPVSIVLPADRRPPPFRIRENAGLLDALKNHAEPLTRPSYWLDWLGEHYGEQPRNPWLMQLKELLGDWRSETGDGETANSQTLDFIVETLAEQRLDRTFGQGVLLGTVHSVKGLEFDHVVIIDGGWNSRAGEEEQRRLLYVAMTRARETLCLMHRKDLRNPYLSEIRGDHLLMTEVPELDAQDRPIILRDYEILGLKDFNIGYAGSFPEQHSIHRRLAELKPGSELNFARINGKLVLQSGGETVAALSQKAQHEWADKYVNAEKTTVLAMIRRHAEDGEEQYRKRCQCSVWEVPFVEVVCRG; encoded by the coding sequence GGTCACGACCTGCCGGTTTGCCGCGCGATAGCACCGAATCATGCCTTTTTGAATAAACCGGTCGTCGATACGCTGTATCTGTCGCCGCTGGCCTTTCCCGAAAATCCCTATCATCGCCTCGTCAAGAATTACAAATTGGTGCGCGACGGCCTGAGCGATCCTTTGCTCGACGCCAAGTTGGCCGAGTCGCTGTTTCAGGATCAATGGAGTGCATTGCATGAACAGCAGCAAGCCTTCGGCATCGTGTCGTTTTATCATTACGCCTTTTCCGGCGATCCTGGTTTCAGCGGAATCTGCCGGATGATGGAGGCTGTCGGGGCCGTGTTACCGGGCGCCTCGCAAGCCTTCGATATATTCAAGCAAACGTCGTCTGGAAAAGTCTGCGAGACTGCGTTCAACAAAGTCGTGTTGTCATATCTGCCCGACCCTCGCTTGCGTCAAGCGTTGGCTTATTGCCTAGCCTGGCTGCGGGTCGCGGGCGGAAATTCGGTGCTGCCGCCATGGGTCCGGCAACGTTTTCACGACGTCGGCCCGGCCTTGAGTCAATTGCGCGATATTCCGTGCGGCAATCCGGCTTGCCGCTATTGTGCCGGCGTGCACGATCCGGTGAGCCAATTGACGCGCTATTTCGGCTTTCCTGCATTCCGCGAGGAACCGGCAAGCGATGACGGCGGCAGCTTACAGCAAGCGATCGTGCAGGCCGCGATGAGCGACCGGCCGTTGTTTGCGGTGCTGCCGACCGGCGGCGGCAAGTCGCTGTGTTTTCAATTGCCGGCATTGGTGCGCTATCAGCGGCGCGGCGTGTTGACGGTCGTGATTTCGCCGCTGCAGGCCTTGATGAAGGATCAGGTCGATAATTTGCGCAACAAGACCGGCGCGCCGAATGTTGCAGCGCTCTACGGTCTGTTGACCGCACCCGAGCGCGGCGAAGTGCTCAGGGCAATCCAAATGGGCGACATCGCGATACTCTATGTCTCTCCCGAGCAATTGCGCAATACCGGTTTTCAAAATGCGATCGCACAACGGGAAATCGGCTGCTGGGTGTTCGACGAAGCGCATTGTTTATCTAAGTGGGGGCATGATTTTCGGCCAGATTATCTCTATGCCGCGCGCTTCATCAAGGAATTTGCCGCGAAGCACCGCGCGCCGCTGCCGCCGGTGCAGTGCTTCACCGCGACCGCGAAGCAAGACGTCAAGGATGAAATCATCGACTATTTTCGCGCTCACTTGGGTCAGGAGTTGGAGGTTTTCGAGGGCGGCGTCGAACGCAGCAATTTGCATTTCGAAGTGCAGACCGTCAATGCCGCCGACAAATACCCGCGCATCCACGCCCTATTGACCGAGCGCTTGACTGGCGAGACCGGCAGCGCGATCGTTTATTGCTCGACCCAAAAAAACACCGAAGCGGTGGCCGAGTTTCTGCAACAAGCGGGATGGCAAGCCGAGGCCTTTCACGCCGGCAAGGATGCGGCCGAGAAAAAGCATATCCAGGAAAACTTCGTCGGCGGCATCACCCGCGTGATTAGCGCGACCAATGCGTTCGGCATGGGTATCGACAAGGAAGACGTACGCTTGGTGATTCATGCCGACATTCCAGGCTCGCTCGAAAACTATTTGCAGGAAGCGGGGCGCGCCGGTCGCGACCGTCAGGATGCCGAATGCGTTTTGTTATTCGATGAGAACGATATCGACACGCAATTTAAACTATCGGCGCATTCGCAAATTACGCAACGCGATATCGCGCAGTTGCTTCGCGGAATCAGGCGATGCAAAAAAGACAAGTTCGGCAATGTAATCTTGACGGCCGGCGAGCTATTGCAAAACGATGCGGTCGACACGTCGTTCGGCAGTGACGATTATAACGCCGCGACCAAGGTCGTCACGGCGGTTTCTTGGTTGGAGCGGGCCGGTTTCGTCGAGCGCAACGAAAACCGTACGCAAGTTTTTCAGGGTCGACCGAAGGTCAAAAGTCTCGACGAAGCCGAAGCTAAGATCGATAAATTACCGCTTTCGCAACGTCAGAAAAAACGCTGGCTCGCGATTCTCGAAGAATTGTTCAATGCCGACAGCGACGAAGGCTTCAGCGCCGATCAATTGGCGATGCTCGGTGCGTTTGCCGAAAATGACGAAGACAAACCCGGGGAAACGGCCAGCCAACGCGTGATTCGAACTTTATACGACATGGCCGAGCAGGGGCTGATTCAAAAAAGTCTGCTGCTGACTGCATTCATTCGCTACAAGGTGGCTCAATCATCGCAGGCTCAATTAACTGCCGTCTGCAAACTGGAGCGCGCGATGATCGCCGCAATGGGCGAATTAGCCCCCGATGCCGCAGGCGACGATTGGCAGGTCTTGTCGCTTCGGCATTTAAACCAACATTTGCTGGATCAAGGTTACGAACAAAGCCATTTGGAAGCGCTGCGCCTATTGTTGAATAGTCTAAGCCGGGACGGTTTGGGTTTGGCCGGTAACAAAGGCAGTCTATTTGTGCGTCATCGCGGGCTCGATCAATATGCGGTCAAACTAAACCGCGGCTGGCCCGCGCTGATTGCGACTGCCGAAAAACGGCAAGGCATCGCCAAGATCGTGTTGGATTGCATCGTCGGCCGGGTACCGGAAGGCGCGCCGCCGGCCGCCGATGTGCTGGTCGAATTTGCCGCCGAAGATTTGCTGTCGGCTTTGCGGCAGGATGCGGTCGCATTGGCGGAGGTGAAGGACCCGCTCGCGGCGGTCGAGCGGGCGCTGAATTTTTTGCACGAACAAAAAATCATTACCTTGCAAAAAGGCCTTGCGGTTTTCCGGCAGGCGATGACCATCAATGTCTTGCCGGAAGCAAAGTCGCGCCGCTACCGCAAGGGCGATTACGAGCCGCTGTCCCAGCATTACGGCGAGCGGGTGTTTCAGGTGCATGTGATGAATGAATATGCGCGGCGCGGACTCGAAAAAATCGGTCAGGCGCTGGCCTTCGTCGTCGCTTATTTTTCGCTCGATAAGGCCGAATTCGTGCAGCGCTATTTTGCCGGGCGCAAGGAAATACTCGAACGCGCGGCCAGCCAACAAGCCTTTCAGCGCATCGCCTCCGATCTAAATAATCCCGAACAAATCGCGCTGGTCTCGGCGCCGGAAGACGACAATGCGCTGATTCTGGCGGGCCCCGGTTCCGGCAAGACGCGCGTCGTCGTGCACCGCTGCGCGTATTTGTTGCGCGTCAAGCAAGTCCTGGCTCAGGCAATTTTAGTGCTGTGTTTCAACCGTTCCGCCGCAAACGAAATTCGTCGGCGGCTGATCGAGCTGGCCGGCGACGAAGCGCGCTACGTGACCGTGCAAACCTATCACGGTTTCAGCTTGCGCTTGACCGGACATGCCTTAAGCGGTTTGTACGGCGACGGCGAAGCCTCTGCTGAGTCGTTCGCCGAAATGATCGGCGAGGCGATAGCACTTTTGAAAGGCGAAAAAAATTTGCTCGGCGTCGAGCCGGACGCGGCTCGAGACCGCTTACTGGCAGGCTATCGTTTCATCCTGGTCGACGAATACCAGGATATCGACGCGGAGCAATACCGGCTCATTTCCGCGATTGCCGGGCGCAGTCTCGACGAAGACAGTAAATTGACGATCCTCGCGGTCGGCGACGACGATCAAAATATTTACCAATTTCGCGGCGCGAATGTCGAGTTCATCCGGCAATTTCAGCAAGACTATCAAGCGCATGTTCATTACTTAGTCGAAAATTACCGCTCGAGCGCTCATATCATCGCCGCCGCGAACGCCTTGATCGGACATAACCGGGATCGGATGAAACAACAGCATCCGATACGAATCAACAAACAGCGCGGCAACCTCGAACCCGGCGGGCGCTGGCAAGCGCTCGATACTTTAACGCGCGGCAGAGTCAGGCAAATCGATACCGTAGGCGAGTCGATGCAAGCCTTGCAGGTTGCCGAAGAACTCAAGCAGATGCGGCAATTAGACGTTCGCCTGCAATGGCCGAACTGCGCGGTACTTGCGCGCGAATGGCGCTATTTAAGTCCGGTCCGGTCCGTTTTCGAGGCGCAAGGCATTCCGGTCAGCATCGTGCTGCCGGCCGATCGAAGGCCGCCTCCGTTTCGTATCCGCGAAAACGCGGGCTTACTCGATGCGCTAAAAAATCATGCGGAACCGCTGACGCGCCCGTCTTATTGGCTCGATTGGCTGGGCGAACATTATGGCGAGCAACCGAGAAACCCCTGGCTGATGCAGCTCAAAGAACTTCTGGGCGATTGGCGGAGTGAAACCGGAGACGGCGAAACGGCCAATAGTCAAACTCTCGATTTCATCGTCGAAACGCTCGCCGAACAACGTCTCGACCGAACCTTCGGACAGGGCGTCTTGCTCGGCACTGTACATTCGGTCAAAGGTCTCGAATTCGATCATGTCGTGATAATCGACGGCGGTTGGAATTCGCGAGCCGGAGAAGAAGAGCAGCGCCGTCTGCTCTATGTTGCAATGACCCGCGCGCGAGAAACGCTTTGCCTGATGCATCGTAAGGATCTTCGCAACCCCTATCTGTCCGAGATACGAGGCGATCATTTGCTGATGACCGAAGTGCCGGAGCTCGATGCGCAAGATCGGCCAATAATTCTTCGCGATTACGAAATCCTGGGCTTAAAAGACTTCAACATCGGCTATGCCGGTTCATTTCCCGAACAACACTCGATACACCGGCGTCTCGCGGAATTAAAACCGGGCAGCGAACTGAATTTCGCCCGTATCAACGGTAAATTGGTTTTGCAATCCGGCGGCGAAACCGTAGCCGCGTTGTCGCAAAAAGCCCAACACGAATGGGCGGACAAATACGTCAATGCGGAAAAAACGACTGTGCTTGCGATGATCCGCCGCCATGCCGAAGACGGGGAGGAGCAATACCGCAAGCGCTGTCAATGCTCGGTTTGGGAAGTGCCTTTCGTCGAAGTCGTGTGCCGGGGGTAG